One segment of Daphnia magna isolate NIES linkage group LG2, ASM2063170v1.1, whole genome shotgun sequence DNA contains the following:
- the LOC116917171 gene encoding LOW QUALITY PROTEIN: anaphase-promoting complex subunit 7 (The sequence of the model RefSeq protein was modified relative to this genomic sequence to represent the inferred CDS: substituted 1 base at 1 genomic stop codon), translating to MILQEQIQILFENKLFTNIVALAPMVLSATDNNTELLPPASVAQTMVYLADSFLEQKEYGKAEVYYRKALDLRKTLSKQRGLGSSAAKELSAENSFFCCKXFLEIRYQMHICHLALKQPVQALLVLQGIPAKLRSVKVNMALGKLYVMNGLERPAISAYKEVIRECPLAIEATLALIKLGVSYVELVRLIFNGNPSNNLDWIAQWIKGQCHLHSCEYLSASTIFCHLQDASLLKDDVTNLISQGTTFFLAGDFTSALQPLQRAHALDPLSLKGMDILAVVLANEKKSAELEALALKLISVSDSSFEPWVAMGYHYLLSRKLTRALYLAHKACTCCTPSPGIEPLILKGTVLQEMKKWPEAITHFREGLQIAPHRFEIYRGIVHCYLALQRSREAINMAASSLHHIGHTPRTFTLYASVLLKDPVTTAKGKVFLERALNMDSRYAPAVFLLIDKYAQAGQRSKAIELLNKQINQQPSNRLHHILGDLLVKNGEMDKALEQYNSALMIEPNNVKTMEAINRLENALVAKLENHLDLEADDIPDSDEEPTIEEVDIDPMGGMWADMNLDQFR from the exons ATGATTCTCCAAGAACAGATTCAAATACTGTTCGAAAACAAACTTTTTACAAATATTGTTGCGTTG GCTCCAATGGTTCTTTCAGCAACTGACAACAACACAGAGCTTTTACCTCCTGCAAGCGTAGCTCAAACAATGGTTTACCTAGCTGATTCCTTTCTAGAACAGAAGGAATATGGAAAGGCCGAGGTGTATTATAGGAAGGCACTTGATTTAAGAAAAACACTTTCCAAACAGAGGGGACTAGGAAGCAGTGCTGCAAAAGAACTTTCTGCTGAGAACAG TTTCTTCTGCTGTAAATGATTTTTAGAGATTCGCTATCAGATGCACATTTGTCACCTTGCTTTGAAGCAACCGGTACAAGCTTTACTGGTATTGCAAGGCATCCCAGCCAAACTACGCTCTGTTAAGGTTAATATGGCTTTAGGTAAATTGTATGTTATGAATGGGCTTGAACGTCCAGCCATATCAGCATATAAAGAGGTGATACGTGAATGTCCATTGGCCATTGAAGCTACATTGGCTTTAATTAAACTTGGGGTTAGCTATGTTGAACTTGTtcgtttaattttcaatggaaacCCATCAAACAATTTAGATTG GATTGCTCAGTGGATCAAAGGGCAGTGCCACCTTCATTCTTGTGAATATCTTAGTGCTTCTACCATATTTTGCCATCTGCAAGATGCATCATTACTAAAAGATGATGTGACAAACTTGATCTCACAAGGAACAACCTTTTTTTTGGCTGGAGATTTTACAAGCGCCCTTCAGCCACTTCAGCGA GCCCACGCTCTTGATCCTCTGTCGTTAAAAGGCATGGATATTTTGGCCGTCGTTTTagcgaatgaaaaaaaaagcgcagAGCTTGAAGCGCTTGCTCTCAAGCTTATTTCCGTTTCCGATTCCAGCTTCGAGCCGTGG GTAGCAATGGGGTACCATTATCTTCTGTCACGAAAGCTAACCCGCGCTCTATACCTTGCTCACAAA GCATGTACGTGTTGTACACCATCGCCTGGAATTGAGCCTCTTATTCTAAAGGGCACGGTTTTACAAGAGATGAAGAAGTGGCCAGAAGCGATAACACATTTCAG GGAAGGACTGCAAATAGCCCCACATCGATTCGAAATCTATCGTGGTATAGTTCACTGTTACTTGGCCCTTCAGCGGAGTCGAGAAGCCATAAATATGGCTGCCAGCTCTCTTCATCACATCGGCCACACACCACGCACTTTCACG CTTTATGCGTCCGTTCTTCTAAAAGATCCAGTTACGACCGCAAAAGGCAAAGTTTTCCTTGAAAGAGCTTTGAATATGG ATTCTCGGTACGCACCGGCCGTGTTTCTTTTAATCGA TAAATATGCACAGGCTGGTCAAAGATCGAAAGCTATTGAACTTCTTAATAAGCAAATTAATCAACAACCGTCAAATCGACTACATCATATATTAGGAGACTTGCTGGTAAAAAACGGGGAGATGGATAAAGCTTTGGAACAGTATAATTCCGCGCTTAT GATTGAGCCGAATAATGTGAAAACTATGGAGGCCATAAATAGGCTTGAAAATGCTCTGGTTGCGAAATTGGAAAACCATCTTGATTTGGAAGCAGATGATATTCCCGATTCTGACGAAGAG CCAACCATTGAAGAAGTTGACATCGACCCCATGGGCGGAATGTGGGCCGACATGAACTTGGATcagttcaggtaa
- the LOC116917174 gene encoding zinc finger protein PLAGL1 translates to MAQSELLEVYLREERSSVQEKRLFACSLCPYRTDRRNNLKRHTATMHEQSTAVLECCGGRFANKAALRHHTAAFHRHGYICTICSRVFCRRALLRRHHAVHSGYKEFACSLCDYATSHKSNLERHMKIHESGDKYSSSSSSGQSAQHDRSSPEVDFYHADDSNKSYCVPPPSRDHNPILASLLSQPAHDAEVMQWIYQSPYDSYSTQLINPPSSTPLADSPTAVEHPIRGEQRWNYDSLSQESLRCRSQESCAMTRFESSKSQTVPREASSLPLRHAIDVILGVKEELPKRSSLAGFVYCADQDVPATSCVVTTASNHWSIGRLSSSTLHQHNELATFAERIDASHNSHEFNPDTDSSMSDHADACLGQKRSWHMVDLYRPSPPPSNQESVIESEKDFTYVPKKLRMSKRYQTGAQSP, encoded by the exons ATGGCGCAGTCGGAACTGCTTGAAGTTTATTTGAGAGAAGAGAGGAGTTCTGTACAAGAAAAGCGCCTCTTTGCATGTTCGCTTTGTCCATACAGGACGGACAGACGCAACAATTTAAAGCGGCACACGGCTACAATGCACGAACAGAGCACAGCCGTCCTCGAGTGTTGTGGCGGCCGTTTCGCTAATAAGGCAGCGTTACGGCACCACACGGCAGCATTCCATCGCCATGG GTATATATGCACAATCTGTTCTCGGGTGTTTTGCCGTCGAGCTTTGCTCCGGCGCCACCATGCTGTTCATTCGGGCTACAAGGAATTCGCCTGCAGCCTCTGTGACTACGCCACTTCACATAAAAGTAATTTGGAAAGACACATGAAGATACATGAAAGTGGAGATAAATattcgtcgtcgtcgtcgtcgggCCAATCAGCTCAGCACGACCGCTCGTCTCCAGAAGTTGATTTTTACCACGCTgatgattcaaacaagtccTACTGCGTGCCGCCTCCGTCGCGTGATCACAACCCAATCCTTGCGAGCCTACTAAGTCAACCTGCTCACGACGCTGAGGTGATGCAATGGATTTACCAGTCGCCCTACGATTCGTACTCAACTCAGCTGATCAATCCGCCAAGTAGCACCCCGTTGGCCGATTCGCCAACTGCAGTTGAACATCCGATTCGAGGCGAGCAGCGATGGAACTACGACTCGCTAAGTCAAGAATCTCTTCGCTGCCGATCGCAAGAGTCGTGCGCAATGACCAGGTTCGAATCGTCCAAGAGTCAAACAGTTCCGAGAGAAGCTTCTAGTCTGCCTCTTCGTCATGCGATTGACGTCATTCTCGGCGTCAAAGAAGAGTTACCCAAACGCTCCTCGCTGGCCGGCTTCGTTTACTGTGCCGACCAGGATGTGCCAGCCACGTCTTGCGTTGTTACAACGGCGTCGAATCACTGGTCGATTGGCCGTTTATCTAGTTCAACTCTGCATCAACACAACGAGTTAGCGACGTTCGCAGAAAGGATCGATGCTAGTCACAATAGTCACGAATTTAATCCCGACACGGATTCGTCCATGTCTGATCATGCTGATGCCTGTCTAGGACAAAAACGCTCGTGGCATATGGTTGATCTTTACCGTCCCTCACCTCCACCTTCCAATCAGGAGTCAGTCATAGAGTCGGAAAAGGATTTCACATATGTGCCTAAGAAACTACGCATGTCCAAACGCTACCAGACTGGTGCTCAAAGCCCTTAA
- the LOC116917720 gene encoding zinc finger BED domain-containing protein DAYSLEEPER translates to MAATFLDPRLKMQYFIDNGWDCGGESRDAFQPLDENLITGRVMPAIQFVWKNYKQIPTVQTMNIKAMEKSNSSKNVTSSVSTGSGKRPAFDHSYIANVLSKNSSVERFEIDEMGEYEVERTEPADCDPRAVYTYWAKRSCRWPRLGHMAKEILSIPATSASSERAFSVGKDVFGIARMSLKAETVEALVCLRSWYRLGIIVEMDVQPFLDENADGQFMEEYSDSE, encoded by the exons ATGGCGGCCACTTTCCTAGATCCCAGGCTAAAGATGCAGTATTTCATCGACAATGGTTGGGATTGTGGGGGAGAATCACGAGATGCCTTTCAACCTCTGGACGAAAATCTCATCACAGGCAGAGTAATGCCAGC gatacAATTTGTATGGAAGAATTATAAACAAATTCCAACTGTTCAAACCATGAACATTAAAGCTATGGAAAAAAGCAATAGTAGCAAAAACGTCACTTCGTCAGTCTCAACTGGAAGTGGAAAGCGACCAGCATTCGACCACAGCTACATCGCCAACGTTCTCTCAAAAAATAGTTCAGTGGAGAGGTTTGAAATAGATGAAATGGGAGAGTATGAGGTTGAAAGAACGGAACCGGCAGACTGTGATCCTCGCGCAGTGTACACTTATTGGGCTAAACGGTCTTGCCGATGGCCTCGCTTGGGCCATATGGCCAAAGAAATTCTTAGCATTCCAGCGACAAGTGCAAGTAGTGAAAGGGCCTTCAGCGTGGGCAAAGATGTTTTTGGCATTGCCCGAATGAGTCTAAAGGCTGAGACCGTCGAAGCTCTTGTCTGTCTGCGGTCCTGGTACAGACTAGGAATAATAGTAGAAATGGACGTTCAGCCATTTTTGGATGAAAACGCTGATGGGCAATTTATGGAGGAATATTCTGATTctgaataa
- the LOC116917170 gene encoding autophagy-related protein 9A: MKNSAGKRHQFLEGDEDNSNESVLIHIVPENKSRWNHIEDLDAFFSRVYYYHQQHGFLCMMLQESFELLQFAFIVGFSSFLLKCVNYKVLFRDDPNFTNTSKITLSDVMDGPAECVASFTVTMWTCILVSLFCWILRLVSVIYHFFQYSEIRSFYQSALQIDDKDLDNLTWHEVQQRLRKAQQEFQMCIHKVELTELDIYHRILRFKNYLVAMVNKNVLPLKFKIPICGETVFLTRGLKYNMEFLLFWGPWAPFDNSWHLRDDYKNANRRRELAKDLSKVIGYIGVLNLLLAPLVLLWQLLYAFFSYAEIVKREPGSLGTRRWSIYGRLYLRHFNELDHELQARLSRAYRPATRYLSGFSSNMVAIFARNFAFLAGAILAVLVLLTVYDEDVITVEHVLTLITILGAVVAGCRVLIPEENVVWCPESLMETVLTQVHYLPAEWKDKAHTNEVRAGVAKLFQYKAVYLLEELISPVVTPFILYFGLRPRAQEIVDFLRQFTVDVVGVGDVCSFAQLDLHKHGQAQWHASLTSDERCSFHESLPTGENHLEEAEGGKIELSLIHFALTNPEWRPPEAAEEFLTALRSLIQNELIVNPLVQQSVLSQSRGIPSLIQSLARSCSLVPPSGDTQSLRPKNYSVIGRGIAKREGPLGSRVGTDNSSYIGGMSANELSHSDSTLDGLALSEPVAANMALSTLLLRDIQSQHRRNPQNIRNVVPGVMPEIRESPHEDNLADPDEVAAVLSAAVKNLSTGSRTVNLK; this comes from the exons ATGAAAAATTCTGCTGGGAAGCGTCATCAGTTTCTCGAAGGAGATGAAGATAACAGTAATGAAAGTGTGTTGATACATATTGTTCCTGAAAATAAGT CTAGATGGAACCATATTGAAGACCTGGATGCCTTTTTTTCTCGTGTCTATTATTACCATCAGCAACATGGTTTTCTATGTATGATGCTGCAGGAGTCCTTTGAACTTCTCCAGTTTGCATTTATAGTAGGATTTTCATCATTCTTGCTGAAGTGTGTCAACTACAAAGTTTTATTCAG GGATGACCCGAATTTCACAAACACATCCAAAATCACC TTATCAGATGTGATGGATGGCCCTGCGGAATGTGTGGCTTCGTTTACTGTAACAATGTGGACATGTATCCTTGTTTCATTGTTCTGCTGGATTTTGAGACTTGTGAGTGTTATCTACCACTTTTTCCAGTATTCCGAGATCCGTAGCTTTTACCAATCAGCATTGCAAATAG ATGACAAAGACCTAGATAACTTAACTTGGCACGAAGTTCAACAAAGATTAAGGAAGGCTCAACAGGAGTTTCAAATGTGCATTCACAAGGTCGAGTTAACAGAACTCGATATTTATCATCGAATACtaag GTTCAAAAATTACCTTGTTGCAATGGTAAATAAAAACGTACTTCCACTGAAGTTTAAAATACCGATTTGTGGAGAAACGGTATTTCTTACCCGGGGATTGAAGTATAATATGGAATTTCTTCTATTTTGGGGGCCATGGGCACCGTTTGACAACAGTTGGCACTTGCGAGATGATTATAAAAATGCCAATCGACGAAGAGAGTTGGCAAAAGATTTATCAAAAGTTATCGGATATATTg GTGTCCTAAACCTCCTTTTAGCACCTCTTGTGTTATTATGGCAACTACTATATGCCTTCTTCAGTTATGCAGAAATTGTGAAAAGGGAACCGGGAAGTCTTGGCACTCGTAGGTGGTCAATTTATGGGAGATTGTACTTACGGCATTTTAATGAACTAGACCACGAATTACAA GCGCGTCTTAGTAGAGCTTATCGGCCAGCAACTCGGTATCTTTCCGGATTTTCGTCCAACATGGTAGCTATATTTGCGCGCAATTTCGCTTTCTTGGCCGGGGCCATTTTGGCCGTTTTAGTGCTTTTGACTGTTTACGATGAAGACGTCATTACCGTTGAACATGTGCTCACTCTAATTACTATTCTTGGAGCTGTGGTTGCTG GTTGCCGCGTGTTAATACCCGAAGAAAATGTAGTTTGGTGCCCTGAAAGTCTGATGGAAACAGTTTTAACACAAGTTCATTATTTACCCGCCGAATGGAAGGACAAAGCCCATACAAACGAA GTGCGCGCAGGTGTGGCAAAACTATTTCAGTACAAAGCTGTGTACCTTCTTGAGGAGCTGATATCTCCCGTGGTTAccccatttattttatacttTGGACTCCGGCCTAGAGCACAGGAAATAGTGGATTTCCTACGTCAGTTTACGGTTGACGTTGTTGGAGTTGGCGACGTTTGTTCGTTTGCTCAACTGGATCTCCACAAGCACGGGCAAGCACAGTGGCACGCTAGTTTGACTTCAGATGAGAGATGCTCGTTTCATGAATCATTACCAACTGGTGAAAACCACTTGGAGGAG GCGGAAGGTGGGAAAATCGAATTGTCACTCATTCATTTCGCTTTGACCAACCCGGAGTGGCGACCTCCTGAAGCTGCAGAAGAATTCTTAACAGCTCTAAGAAGCCTAATTCAGAACGAGCTAATTGTCAATCCTCTCGTACAACAAAGCGTGCTGTCACAAA GTAGAGGCATTCCTTCACTTATACAGAGCTTAGCAAGATCTTGCAGCCTGGTGCCTCCGTCTGGTGATACTCAATCATTGCGGCCAAAAAACTACTCCGTTATCGGACGCGGAATTGCTAAACGCGAAGGACCTTTAGGTTCTCGAGTGGGCACGGATAACAGCTCGTACATCGGAGG CATGAGTGCCAATGAATTGTCGCATTCGGATTCAACGTTGGATGGATTAGCTCTTTCGGAGCCGGTAGCTGCAAATATGGCGCTGTCTACCTTATTACTCCGGGACATTCAGAGTCAACATAGGCGAAATCCACAGAATATCAGAAATGTGGTACCTGGTGTGATGCCTGAAATTCGAGAATCACCGCATGAGGATAACCTTGCCGATCCTGATGAGGTAGCAGCAGTGCTTTCTGCTGCAGTAAAAAATCTTTCAACTGGCAGCCGTACTGTGAATTTGAAATAA
- the LOC116917177 gene encoding lipoyltransferase 1, mitochondrial: MNIFRNSYLLLRYHQVKITRLGNMNSYYPVSIIATRSIADDVSKKLVFISKSTNIFENLALEDWFYKNFDFENQSLLFMWVNTPCVVIGRHQNPWLEVNLKNLSQNSVLLSRRNSGGGTVYHDQGNLNCSFFTSRDRYNRKYNLETICGSIRSHWNLDLTISPREDILLNSYKVSGTASKLGHRNAYHHCTLLVDVDPSLLHQMLNVHELGIQSNSTPSVRSPTLNLKACCPEISVDEVIHILGCYYIKNSPLCFKGFDFVTPSEENFPGLNLIKQSFSTWQWIYGKTPSFSLCCPIGDQSSEIKIQVLNGKIERLHFQDITIGKQDALRLNTLLVNQKLDSELHGVISNSSVFGTMGEDRFSKLNEILLTLCLTSV, from the exons ATGAATATTTTTCGAAATAGTTATTTACTCCTTCGTTACCACCAAGTAAAAATTACGCGTCTTGGCAATATGAATTCCTATTATCCTGTATCTATCATAGCAACACGAAGTATTGCAGACGACGTATCAAAGAAATTGGTATTTATCTCCAAAAGTACCAACATTTTCGAGAATCTTGCATTAGAAGATTggttttataaaaattttgattttgaaaatcagTCACTTCTTTTTATGTGGGTTAATACACCATG TGTAGTCATCGGTAGACATCAAAATCCATGGCTAgaagtaaatttaaaaaatctgtcCCAGAACAGTGTACTTTTGTCACGCCGAAACAGTGGAG GAGGGACAGTGTACCATGATCAAGGCAATTTGAACTGCTCATTTTTCACATCACGAGACAGATACAACAGGAAATATAACCTCGAAACTATCTGTGGGTCAATAAGAAGTCACTGGAATTTAGATTTAACAATTTCGCCTAGAGAAGATATCCTGCTTAACAGCTACAAAGTGTCTGGAACTGCATCAAAGCTTGGCCATCGGAATGCTTATCATCATTG TACTCTCCTTGTTGATGTTGACCCATCATTACTCCATCAAATGTTGAATGTACATGAG CTTGGGATTCAGAGTAATTCTACCCCCAGTGTCCGATCTCCAACGTTGAATCTCAAAGCTTGTTGTCCCGAGATATCAGTTGATGAAGTTATACACATATTAGGGTGTTATTACATCAAGAATTCTCCGTTATGTTTTAAAGGATTCGATTTTGTAACTCCGTCCGAAGAAAATTTTCctg GTTTGAACTTGATCAAACAGTCATTCTCAACCTGGCAATGGATCTATGGGAAAACCCCAAGTTTTTCCCTTTGCTGTCCAATTGGTGATCAAAGCTCAGAGATCAAAATTCAGGTGCTGAATGGGAAAATAGAAAGGTTACATTTCCAAGACATCACCATCGGCAAACAAGACGCCTTAAGGCTGAACACGTTATTAGTGAATCAAAAATTAGACAGTGAATTACATGGTGTCATTTCAAATAGCAGCGTTTTTGGAACTATGGGTGAAGAccgtttttcaaaattgaatgaaatctTGTTGACGCTATGCTTAACGTCAGTCTGA